A region of the Flavobacteriaceae bacterium MAR_2010_188 genome:
GCCTAAAGATAACGGCGGAGCAGGAACTGTTCCAGATGCTCACGATCCGAATGTTAAACATGCACCGTTTATGTTAACTACGGATTTGGCATTAAGAATGGATCCGGCATATGAGAAAATATCGAGACGTTTCTTAGAAAATCCTGACCAATTCGCCGATGCTTTTGCAAGAGCTTGGTACAAATTAACCCACCGTGATATGGGACCCATTGAAAGATATCTAGGAGCCGAAGTTCCAAGCGAAGTTTTAATTTGGCAAGATCCAATCCCTAAAGTGGACCACGAATTGGTAAATGACGGCGATATCTCTACGCTTAAAAAAATGATTTTAGATTCAGGTTTATCTGTATCAGAACTGATTTCGACAGCTTGGGCATCTGCCTCAACCTTTAGAGGTTCAGATAAAAGAGGTGGTGCAAATGGAGCGAGAATTAGATTGTCTCCCCAGAGAAATTGGGAAGTAAATAAACCAATGCAATTGGCCAAGGTTTTAGATAAGTTAGAGTCAATTAAAAAGGACTTTAATGATTCGGCTTCTGGTAATAGAAAAATTTCTACAGCAGATTTAATTGTGTTAGCAGGTTGTGTTGCGGTTAAGCAGGCGGCCAAAAATGCAGGACAAGATATCGATGTGCCATTTACCCCCGGAAGAGCCGATGCTTCACAAGAGCAAACGGATGTTGAAGCTTTTGATGCGCTAGAGCCAACCGGTGATGGATTCAGAAATTATTTTAAACCAGATCACGATGTGTCTGCTGAAGAACTGCTTATAGATAAATCACAGTTACTAACCCTTACTGCACCAGAAATGACCGTATTAATGGGAGGTATGAGGGTTCTTAATACAAATTATGATGGTTCTGATCATGGTGTTTTAACTAAGCGACCTGAATCGTTGACCAACGATTACTTCGTCAACCTGCTTGACATTACCACAAGTTGGAAGCCAACTTCAGAAAATAATAATGTATATCAAGGTACAGATAGAAGAACGGGAGAAGCTAAATGGAAAGGAACCAGAGTTGATTTAGTATTCGGTTCAAATTCTGAATTAAGAGCCATCGCAGAAGTTTATGGATGCTCGGATTCTCAAAAGAAATTTGTAAAGGATTTTGTTAAGGCTTGGGACAAGGTCATGAACCTTGATCGATTCGATTTAAAATAATCTAGAACATTTTAATATCAAAAGCGCTCCAATTTTTTGGGGCGCTTTTTTTTTATGTTTTGTTGAATACAGTTCCTTTAATAGTCTCAAAACCTTTGTGTTGAACCTTTATCATAGCATTTAAAATTATATATGATATAGGGCAGAAGTAATACAATGTAAATTACTTTGTTTTGATAAAATTATGGTTTCAA
Encoded here:
- a CDS encoding catalase-peroxidase, producing MENNDHPDNPIHDAAWDVNESNRKCPFLEGSIKHSAGSGTTNRDWWPNLLNLNILRQHSTLSDPMDKDFNYAEEFKSLDLSAVKEDLFQLMTDSQEWWPADYGHYGPFFIRMAWHSAGTYRIGDGRGGASSGSQRFAPLNSWPDNANLDKARLLLWPIKQKYGRKISWADLMILTGNCALESMGFKTFGFGGGREDIWESEQDIYWGAEAEWLAYDKRYEGEGRNLENPLGASNMGLIYVHPEGPGGNPDPIGAAHDIRETFGRMAMNDEETVALIAGGHTFGKTHGAADPEDYIGVEPAGAEMEEMGFGWKNSFESGHSAHTITSGLEGAWTTSPTQWSHNFFENLFNFEWELTESPAGAKQWKPKDNGGAGTVPDAHDPNVKHAPFMLTTDLALRMDPAYEKISRRFLENPDQFADAFARAWYKLTHRDMGPIERYLGAEVPSEVLIWQDPIPKVDHELVNDGDISTLKKMILDSGLSVSELISTAWASASTFRGSDKRGGANGARIRLSPQRNWEVNKPMQLAKVLDKLESIKKDFNDSASGNRKISTADLIVLAGCVAVKQAAKNAGQDIDVPFTPGRADASQEQTDVEAFDALEPTGDGFRNYFKPDHDVSAEELLIDKSQLLTLTAPEMTVLMGGMRVLNTNYDGSDHGVLTKRPESLTNDYFVNLLDITTSWKPTSENNNVYQGTDRRTGEAKWKGTRVDLVFGSNSELRAIAEVYGCSDSQKKFVKDFVKAWDKVMNLDRFDLK